A window of the Budorcas taxicolor isolate Tak-1 chromosome 8, Takin1.1, whole genome shotgun sequence genome harbors these coding sequences:
- the FDFT1 gene encoding squalene synthase isoform X1: MAAVACSTKAMSLFKRTLVLSPGAAPRGAGTPSRGCPLPPAPWPSKDRPRGEGVCGRLRSSAVAGRSPQPHSSTSASPTAVCLLSPQDSLSSSLKTCYKYLNQTSRSFAAVIQALDGEMRHAVCIFYLVLRALDTLEDDMTISIERKVPLLHNFHSYLYEPDWRFTESKEKDRQVLEDFPTISLEFRNLAEKYQTVIVDVCQKMGFGMAEFLDKRVTSEREWDKYCHYVAGLVGIGLSRLFSASELEDPLIGEDTERANSMGLFLQKTNIIRDYLEDQREGREFWPQETWSKYVKKLGDFAKPENIDLAVQCLNELITNALHHIPDVITYLSRLRNQSIFNFCAIPQVMAIATLAACYNNQQVFKGVVKIRKGQAVTLMMDATNMPAVKAIIHQYMEEIYHRIPNSDPCSSKTRQIISTIRTQNLPNCQLVSRSHYSPIYLSFVMLLAALSWQYLSTLSQVTEDYIQTGEH; this comes from the exons ATGGCCGCAGTCGCCTGCAGCACCAAGGCCATGTCTCTCTTCAAGAGGACTTTGGTGCTGAGTCCCGGCGCGGCACCCAGGGGCGCGGGCACCCCTTCGCGCGGCTGCCCCTTGCCTCCCGCCCCCTGGCCGTCCAAGGACCGGCCGCGGGGAGAGGGCGTGTGCGGCCGGCTGCGGAGCTCCGCGGTAGCCGGCCGCTCGCCCCAGCCCCACTCCAGCACCTCCGCGTCTCCCACCGCCGTGTGTCTCCTCTCCCCGCAGGACTCGCTCAGCAGCAGCTTGAAAACTTGCTACAAGTACCTGAATCAGACCAGTCGCAGTTTCGCAGCTGTTATCCAGGCGCTGGATGGAGAAATGCG CCACGCAGTATGCATATTTTATCTGGTTCTCCGAGCTTTGGACACGCTGGAAGATGACATGACCATCAGCATAGAAAGAAAAGTGCCACTGCTACACAACTTCCACTCATACCTCTATGAGCCTGACTGGCGGTTCACGGAGAGCAAGGAAAAGGACCGACAAGTCCTGGAGGACTTTCCAACG ATCTCCCTGGAGTTTCGAAATCTGGCTGAGAAATATCAAACAGTGATTGTCGACGTTTGCCAGAAGATGGGCTTTGGGATGGCAGAGTTTCTGGATAAGCGCGTGACGTCTGAACGGGAGTGGGACAAG TACTGCCACTATGTTGCTGGGCTAGTGGGAATTGGCCTCTCCCGTCTCTTCTCGGCCTCAGAGTTAGAAGACCCCTTAATTGGTGAAGACACAGAGCGAGCCAACTCTATGGGCCTTTTCctgcagaaaacaaacatcatccGTGATTATCTGGAAGACCAGCGAGAAGGAAGAGAGTTTTGGCCTCAAGAG ACTTGGAGCAAGTATGTGAAGAAGCTGGGTGACTTTGCTAAGCCAGAGAACATCGACTTGGCTGTGCAGTGTCTGAACGAACTCATCACCAACGCACTGCACCACATCCCCGACGTCATCACCTACCTGTCACGACTTAGAAACCAGAgtatatttaacttctgtgctaTTCCACAG GTCATGGCCATTGCTACTTTGGCTGCCTGTTACAATAATCAGCAGGTGTTCAAGGGGGTGGTGAAGATTCGGAAAGGGCAAGCGGTCACCCTGATGATGGATGCCACCAACATGCCAGCTGTAAAAGCCATAATACACCAGTACATGGAAGAG ATTTATCACAGAATTCCCAACTCTGACCCCTGTTCCAGTAAAACACGGCAGATCATCTCCACCATCAGGACACAGAATCTCCCCAACTGTCAGCTGGTCTCACGGAGCCACTACTCGCCCATCTACCTGTCATTCGTCATGCTCCTGGCGGCCCTGAGCTGGCAGTACCTGAGCACCCTGTCCCAGGTCACAGAGGACTACATTCAGACAGGGGAGCACTGA
- the FDFT1 gene encoding squalene synthase isoform X2 — protein sequence MEFVKCLGHPEEFYNLLRFQMGGRRKVIPKMDQDSLSSSLKTCYKYLNQTSRSFAAVIQALDGEMRHAVCIFYLVLRALDTLEDDMTISIERKVPLLHNFHSYLYEPDWRFTESKEKDRQVLEDFPTISLEFRNLAEKYQTVIVDVCQKMGFGMAEFLDKRVTSEREWDKYCHYVAGLVGIGLSRLFSASELEDPLIGEDTERANSMGLFLQKTNIIRDYLEDQREGREFWPQETWSKYVKKLGDFAKPENIDLAVQCLNELITNALHHIPDVITYLSRLRNQSIFNFCAIPQVMAIATLAACYNNQQVFKGVVKIRKGQAVTLMMDATNMPAVKAIIHQYMEEIYHRIPNSDPCSSKTRQIISTIRTQNLPNCQLVSRSHYSPIYLSFVMLLAALSWQYLSTLSQVTEDYIQTGEH from the exons GACTCGCTCAGCAGCAGCTTGAAAACTTGCTACAAGTACCTGAATCAGACCAGTCGCAGTTTCGCAGCTGTTATCCAGGCGCTGGATGGAGAAATGCG CCACGCAGTATGCATATTTTATCTGGTTCTCCGAGCTTTGGACACGCTGGAAGATGACATGACCATCAGCATAGAAAGAAAAGTGCCACTGCTACACAACTTCCACTCATACCTCTATGAGCCTGACTGGCGGTTCACGGAGAGCAAGGAAAAGGACCGACAAGTCCTGGAGGACTTTCCAACG ATCTCCCTGGAGTTTCGAAATCTGGCTGAGAAATATCAAACAGTGATTGTCGACGTTTGCCAGAAGATGGGCTTTGGGATGGCAGAGTTTCTGGATAAGCGCGTGACGTCTGAACGGGAGTGGGACAAG TACTGCCACTATGTTGCTGGGCTAGTGGGAATTGGCCTCTCCCGTCTCTTCTCGGCCTCAGAGTTAGAAGACCCCTTAATTGGTGAAGACACAGAGCGAGCCAACTCTATGGGCCTTTTCctgcagaaaacaaacatcatccGTGATTATCTGGAAGACCAGCGAGAAGGAAGAGAGTTTTGGCCTCAAGAG ACTTGGAGCAAGTATGTGAAGAAGCTGGGTGACTTTGCTAAGCCAGAGAACATCGACTTGGCTGTGCAGTGTCTGAACGAACTCATCACCAACGCACTGCACCACATCCCCGACGTCATCACCTACCTGTCACGACTTAGAAACCAGAgtatatttaacttctgtgctaTTCCACAG GTCATGGCCATTGCTACTTTGGCTGCCTGTTACAATAATCAGCAGGTGTTCAAGGGGGTGGTGAAGATTCGGAAAGGGCAAGCGGTCACCCTGATGATGGATGCCACCAACATGCCAGCTGTAAAAGCCATAATACACCAGTACATGGAAGAG ATTTATCACAGAATTCCCAACTCTGACCCCTGTTCCAGTAAAACACGGCAGATCATCTCCACCATCAGGACACAGAATCTCCCCAACTGTCAGCTGGTCTCACGGAGCCACTACTCGCCCATCTACCTGTCATTCGTCATGCTCCTGGCGGCCCTGAGCTGGCAGTACCTGAGCACCCTGTCCCAGGTCACAGAGGACTACATTCAGACAGGGGAGCACTGA